One window from the genome of Dyadobacter sp. CECT 9275 encodes:
- a CDS encoding replicative DNA helicase — MDQIAPPQSFEIEKDVLSVICNRPELIYQVEDLLDDDCFYNSDNRYLFSVVMKVHFSGVAVTQSSILPQIITSGRKDILDHYQQMKKYFTSERSLVNNAEALVELSTKRALLTKSLRILQMIELNETIEDIESEVTDATNIVMTRNKQTEAISMGEAVDGLYDLMHRDPVNGITGIPTGISSLDKITGGWEYDDKVIIAARPGMGKTIAATFHSFHSASIGYPTALISLEVRPAKLAGRMMSNASGFNSSDITKGRLADNQKRIITEIGDKSKSIPLYFYDNTRSRDINDICRTIRTWHRKYGIKIVYLDYIGLCRDRTIRNSSDKTAITESVQSKLTELGDHLGIPLIIFSQLNRGSEEKSDRRPTLSNLKSSGKLEEDATRVIFLYRQDYYDSNESEARGENFIPSNDMEYIFAKNREGELGPVLLKCNVAQNRIYDNNQTSHIHSAKQIEDYYKNTALNGIPMSLGFA; from the coding sequence GTGGATCAAATAGCTCCTCCCCAAAGTTTTGAGATCGAGAAAGACGTACTTTCTGTGATCTGCAACAGGCCTGAGCTGATTTATCAGGTCGAAGACCTCTTGGATGATGATTGTTTTTACAACAGCGACAACCGGTATCTTTTTTCAGTCGTGATGAAAGTACACTTCTCCGGCGTGGCAGTTACGCAAAGCTCTATTCTTCCACAAATTATTACATCCGGACGAAAAGACATTCTGGATCATTACCAGCAAATGAAGAAGTATTTCACATCGGAACGGTCGCTGGTGAACAATGCAGAGGCCCTGGTTGAGTTATCTACAAAACGTGCACTTTTGACAAAATCGCTCAGGATTCTGCAAATGATTGAACTGAACGAAACGATTGAAGACATCGAATCTGAGGTAACAGATGCTACAAATATCGTGATGACGCGCAATAAGCAGACGGAAGCGATTTCCATGGGTGAAGCCGTAGACGGTCTTTATGACCTAATGCACCGGGATCCGGTTAATGGAATTACCGGGATACCGACCGGAATTAGCTCACTGGACAAGATTACCGGTGGTTGGGAGTATGACGACAAGGTGATTATCGCAGCGCGGCCGGGAATGGGTAAAACGATTGCGGCTACGTTTCATTCGTTTCATTCGGCTTCTATCGGCTATCCAACTGCTTTAATTTCCTTGGAAGTTCGGCCGGCAAAGCTCGCAGGACGGATGATGTCCAACGCTTCTGGATTCAATTCAAGTGACATCACAAAAGGGCGGCTGGCGGATAATCAGAAAAGAATTATTACCGAGATTGGAGACAAGTCGAAGTCTATCCCGCTTTACTTCTACGACAATACCAGATCCAGGGATATTAACGACATCTGCAGAACGATACGGACGTGGCACCGAAAGTACGGGATTAAGATTGTTTATCTTGACTATATCGGACTTTGCCGGGACAGAACGATTCGGAACTCTTCTGATAAAACGGCGATAACTGAAAGCGTTCAAAGCAAGTTGACGGAACTTGGAGATCACTTAGGAATCCCGCTAATCATATTTTCGCAGCTCAATCGAGGCTCAGAGGAAAAGTCTGACAGGAGACCCACGCTTAGCAATTTAAAGAGCTCAGGGAAACTGGAAGAAGACGCGACAAGGGTAATTTTCCTTTACCGGCAGGATTACTACGATTCCAACGAATCCGAAGCCAGAGGAGAGAACTTTATTCCTAGCAACGACATGGAATACATCTTTGCAAAGAATCGCGAAGGAGAACTTGGACCGGTTCTGCTAAAATGCAACGTAGCTCAGAACAGGATTTACGACAACAATCAGACAAGTCACATCCATTCTGCCAAGCAAATCGAAGACTATTACAAGAACACAGCGCTCAACGGAATTCCAATGTCACTAGGTTTCGCATAA
- a CDS encoding helix-turn-helix domain-containing protein: protein MKTPTIDQIVKVLYETMPMARREQVVNSAKEIQKIFGNNPKKQLVMKNTFKQGNLWAALMVSKATKNISLDEAAFEIGVSRSTMYRIRDNHPPSVETLGRICKWLKVSPLMFYDLSD from the coding sequence ATGAAAACACCCACCATCGACCAAATAGTAAAAGTCCTGTACGAAACCATGCCTATGGCAAGACGTGAGCAGGTCGTAAACTCAGCTAAGGAGATTCAAAAAATATTTGGTAACAATCCAAAAAAACAATTAGTTATGAAAAACACGTTCAAACAAGGAAATCTCTGGGCCGCCTTGATGGTATCGAAAGCCACAAAAAACATATCGCTTGACGAAGCTGCTTTCGAAATAGGAGTATCTAGATCTACAATGTATCGAATTAGAGATAATCACCCGCCGTCAGTTGAAACGCTTGGAAGGATTTGTAAGTGGCTAAAAGTATCACCATTAATGTTTTATGACCTATCAGACTAG
- a CDS encoding helix-turn-helix domain-containing protein — protein MNIEVITKEDLQLLRRELLEDLKKILTATRTEPRKWLKSADVRKMLNISAGTLQNLRVSGHLKPNKIGGSFYYALGDIELLLHAETKRKK, from the coding sequence ATGAACATCGAAGTCATCACAAAAGAAGATTTGCAATTGCTAAGGCGGGAGCTTTTAGAAGACTTGAAAAAGATTCTTACAGCGACCCGAACGGAGCCACGGAAATGGCTGAAGAGTGCCGATGTACGTAAAATGCTCAACATTTCGGCCGGCACGCTTCAAAACCTCCGGGTGTCGGGTCATTTGAAACCCAACAAGATTGGAGGCTCATTTTACTATGCATTGGGAGATATCGAGCTGCTGCTCCATGCGGAAACTAAAAGAAAGAAATGA
- a CDS encoding DNA cytosine methyltransferase, whose product MDLTEQSPIILSLCPGIRGIERGLERIFRSVRVAAYVEVEAFIVENLLTAMEAGLVDAAPIWSNLKTFNPDPFRDRIDGIIGGYPCQPFSLAGNRNGVQDPRHLWPFIYSIVKQSRPTWCFFENVRGHLSMGYPEVYRNLRDLGYRVEPGIYSAEEVGAPHQRDRLFILAIMEDTTFFRERGGSVGNTQRNECKNQAQGSVGALGNSTCLRPRRDNKGRFQSQIIRTDSEFSDPDFQSLEIGSLQPEPKKCSTAQRGSSEKLADTNNQQGRLSEPEEWRKGPEAERSSNELANTGYDGQNGSKDGQGTDQRESGNSTGSRKFFKSSGLRNQRLYDRFPAGQGEHQYDWEESRTIESSLVYTVNGYNFTEDLHRAIGNSVVEQTAEIAFRDLLNKHFSKQ is encoded by the coding sequence GTGGATCTTACCGAACAATCACCCATTATCCTCTCACTTTGCCCAGGAATACGCGGAATCGAACGAGGACTTGAAAGAATATTTCGATCAGTCCGAGTTGCCGCTTATGTGGAAGTCGAAGCCTTTATCGTGGAAAACCTTCTTACGGCAATGGAAGCGGGTTTGGTGGATGCAGCACCTATCTGGTCGAATCTTAAAACCTTCAACCCGGATCCGTTTCGAGACCGCATTGATGGAATCATTGGAGGTTATCCTTGTCAACCATTTAGCCTTGCAGGAAACAGAAACGGGGTTCAGGATCCAAGACACCTTTGGCCGTTTATATACTCGATCGTTAAGCAAAGCAGGCCGACATGGTGCTTCTTTGAAAACGTCAGAGGGCACTTATCAATGGGATATCCAGAAGTTTACCGAAACTTACGGGATCTGGGTTACCGTGTTGAGCCAGGAATCTATTCAGCGGAAGAAGTCGGCGCTCCGCACCAAAGGGATAGATTATTCATCCTTGCCATTATGGAAGACACCACTTTCTTCCGAGAACGAGGGGGGAGTGTTGGAAATACGCAGCGGAACGAATGCAAAAATCAAGCTCAGGGATCAGTCGGTGCATTGGGGAACTCCACTTGCCTCAGACCACGGAGGGACAACAAGGGAAGATTTCAGTCCCAAATTATCAGAACAGATTCAGAATTTTCCGACCCCGATTTCCAGTCCCTGGAAATCGGGTCACTCCAACCTGAACCGAAAAAATGCTCCACCGCTCAGCGAGGTAGTTCTGAAAAACTGGCCGACACCAATAACCAGCAGGGGCGACTATCAGAACCAGAAGAATGGAGAAAGGGCCCCGAAGCTGAACGGAGCAGTAACGAATTGGCCAACACCGGTTACGATGGACAAAATGGCTCCAAAGACGGACAAGGCACTGATCAGAGAGAAAGTGGAAATTCGACCGGGTCGCGCAAGTTTTTCAAATCTTCGGGACTCCGTAATCAGCGGCTCTATGACAGATTTCCAGCCGGACAAGGTGAACATCAATACGACTGGGAAGAGTCGCGCACGATTGAATCCAGCCTGGTCTATACAGTTAATGGGTACAACTTTACAGAAGATCTTCACCGTGCCATTGGCAATTCAGTGGTTGAACAAACCGCAGAAATAGCGTTCAGGGATTTACTCAATAAGCACTTTTCAAAGCAATAA
- a CDS encoding site-specific integrase — MNILNDKFLKYTFKQKNGEMEASMNVLFSVRKSKINRNRQLPIYIRVTIGGSRFETSTGKTVLEEKWSADSGRVKGSSIEAREINVFLDSLIGKAHGIQRQIIQEGLVMSIEVFKNKWLGVDEKSVDLLKVFEDHNSKINDLVGIEYAYATYLRYQTTLRHTREFIFWKFNAKQMDVSKLNFQFISNFEFYLKSVKKVGHNATMKYLANLKKIVLICVKSEFIPRDPFFAFKMAKHEVDRTALTEQEMKSIEGKNFDIPRLEQVRDIFLFCCYTGLAYADVAKLKASDIGEGTVGEKWINIKRQKTDSVARIPLLPQALRLLRKYENHAGAERGLLLPVLSNQKMNAYLKEIGDVCNIRKPITFHLARHTFATTVTLSNGVPIESVSRMLGHRSLKTTQIYAKVVDAKLSQDMRRLSELLHTKNSD, encoded by the coding sequence ATGAACATCTTGAATGATAAGTTTTTGAAATATACTTTTAAACAAAAAAACGGAGAGATGGAAGCAAGCATGAATGTTCTTTTTTCAGTTAGAAAGTCAAAGATCAATCGGAACCGCCAATTGCCAATTTATATCAGGGTCACGATTGGCGGATCAAGGTTTGAGACATCGACAGGAAAGACGGTTCTGGAGGAAAAATGGTCGGCCGACTCCGGAAGAGTCAAGGGATCATCAATTGAAGCTAGAGAGATCAATGTTTTTTTGGATTCTCTTATTGGTAAAGCGCATGGTATTCAACGGCAGATTATTCAGGAAGGATTGGTGATGTCGATTGAAGTTTTTAAAAACAAGTGGTTAGGTGTCGACGAAAAATCAGTTGACTTATTGAAAGTGTTTGAAGATCACAATTCAAAGATCAATGATCTTGTAGGGATAGAATACGCATATGCTACCTACTTGCGCTATCAGACAACCTTAAGGCACACACGTGAATTTATTTTTTGGAAGTTCAATGCTAAACAGATGGATGTCAGTAAACTAAATTTTCAATTTATTTCCAACTTCGAATTTTACCTCAAAAGCGTTAAAAAAGTCGGGCATAACGCTACGATGAAATACTTGGCCAACTTGAAAAAGATCGTTTTGATCTGTGTTAAAAGCGAATTCATACCTCGCGACCCCTTTTTTGCATTCAAAATGGCAAAACACGAAGTGGACCGGACAGCGTTAACTGAGCAGGAAATGAAATCCATTGAAGGTAAGAATTTCGATATTCCTCGTCTTGAACAGGTGAGAGATATCTTTCTATTTTGCTGCTACACTGGGCTTGCGTACGCGGATGTTGCGAAACTAAAAGCGTCGGACATTGGCGAAGGCACTGTCGGAGAAAAATGGATTAATATTAAACGGCAAAAAACAGACTCAGTTGCTAGAATTCCACTGCTGCCCCAGGCATTAAGGCTACTAAGAAAATACGAAAATCATGCAGGCGCAGAGCGAGGTCTTTTGCTTCCTGTGTTATCTAACCAAAAGATGAACGCATATCTCAAAGAAATCGGGGATGTTTGTAACATTCGAAAGCCGATCACCTTTCACCTAGCCCGGCATACTTTTGCGACCACTGTCACACTTTCCAATGGTGTTCCGATAGAAAGTGTCTCCAGAATGCTGGGTCATCGTAGCTTAAAAACTACCCAAATATATGCAAAGGTCGTTGATGCAAAATTAAGTCAGGACATGAGAAGACTATCTGAACTACTCCATACCAAAAACAGCGATTAG
- a CDS encoding DUF932 domain-containing protein, translating to MAHNLNFNETTGEHSFFSVKEKPWHCLGRIVDEYPTSAEAIAFAGLDYEVQKATLLANLPSEGSDQSEPFVPVGGYFATMRADTKAVLGVVGREYQIVQNRDAFTFFDSIVGGDGILYETAGALGKGERIFITAKLPGYIQVGADDLIEKYLFLTTSHDGSGSITAAFTPVRIVCANTLNAAMKNMTNVVKIRHTSNAKDRLRTAHNLMGIANRFSDEVGQVFNTWAKKRISDPELKKLIEIAMAPNKEVLGNIRDGKVHALSTQFLNIVDDVYEYALSNPTQQLRTTMGTVFGAYNAVTGYFQNVRKFTDDEAKLKSIVLGGTGQLRGQAAFNLCDEFARRGTNAFNLN from the coding sequence ATGGCTCACAATTTGAATTTCAACGAGACTACCGGCGAACACTCATTCTTTTCTGTAAAGGAAAAACCGTGGCATTGCCTCGGACGGATCGTCGACGAATACCCAACTAGCGCCGAGGCGATCGCTTTTGCGGGCCTGGATTACGAGGTTCAAAAGGCTACTCTCCTGGCTAATTTGCCGTCTGAGGGAAGCGATCAATCAGAACCCTTTGTGCCGGTCGGGGGGTATTTCGCAACTATGCGAGCTGATACAAAAGCGGTACTCGGTGTAGTTGGTAGAGAATACCAGATAGTTCAAAATCGCGATGCATTCACATTCTTTGACAGCATCGTGGGTGGGGACGGGATTTTGTATGAGACTGCTGGTGCGTTGGGCAAAGGAGAAAGGATTTTTATTACCGCCAAGTTGCCGGGTTATATTCAAGTTGGGGCCGATGACCTGATCGAAAAATATCTCTTTCTTACGACCTCCCACGACGGTAGCGGTAGTATCACGGCTGCGTTTACACCGGTCCGGATCGTATGCGCAAACACGCTGAACGCTGCTATGAAAAACATGACCAATGTTGTTAAAATTCGCCACACCAGCAATGCTAAGGACCGGCTCAGAACAGCACATAACTTGATGGGTATAGCCAACCGGTTTAGCGACGAAGTCGGTCAGGTATTCAACACTTGGGCGAAGAAGCGTATTAGTGATCCCGAGCTAAAAAAGCTTATCGAAATTGCGATGGCACCAAACAAGGAAGTCCTCGGGAATATTCGCGACGGAAAGGTTCATGCGCTGTCTACCCAGTTCCTTAATATTGTCGATGATGTGTATGAATATGCGCTTAGTAATCCTACTCAGCAGCTCCGGACTACGATGGGAACCGTGTTTGGCGCTTACAATGCAGTCACAGGGTATTTTCAGAATGTCCGCAAGTTTACCGACGACGAAGCAAAACTCAAATCAATTGTGCTCGGTGGAACAGGTCAGTTGCGAGGACAGGCAGCATTCAACTTGTGTGATGAATTTGCCCGCCGAGGTACAAATGCTTTCAATCTTAACTAA